The region CTTTGGCGACCCTGGCTTTTCTCGGCGTGTGGTCTCTGGTCGGAATCCCTTTCGACATCCTGGCAGCGTTTCTTGCCTTCGGCCTGAGTTTGGGCCTGGCCCTTCGAAACCGAACAAAGGAAGCGGTGCTTGTCCTGACCGCGACCAGCGCAGTCGCCGGAATGGTTACGGTGGGATCAGGTCTCCCCATCGCCGGCAAACTTATGACGGCATTCGGCGGCGGACTCGCCGGAGACGCCACGCTTTGGACTTATATCGGAATAGTGGGTGGGGTGTCGTCAGGCCTGTTAGGATCATTCGCCCTGCGACGCGTAATCGCAAACGATTCAGCAGCAAAAGAAAAGGTAGCCGCAGGCTAGCAGTCGGCTTGTCATCAGGAATCCGTGGATGACGAGAACGGCGTTTATCAGGACCTCTCCTGCGAGAACCATGAAAATGACAGACCGCCTGCCGACGGTCTGTCGAGGGTGCGAAGTCTGCAACTCCTTAGGCTGTTTTGTTTCCTTGAATTGCTTTTGCCGCTTGTCGTATTACGTCAATGACAGCCTGGGGCCTGGAGAGCATCGGCACATGACTGCTTTCAACCTCGATTACAGTCGCTCCCATACGTTTCGAGACCCACCGTTGGAGATCGGGATGAACGGTATGGTCTTGCAGGCACAAGATGTACCAGCTTGGCTTCGACTTCCAGGGAGTGCTCTGGAGATTCTGCTGCGTGAAGAGGTCGGCATGAGGGGGGAAATGTGTCGCCCACACGAGCTTCTGTTCCTGCTCGGAAAGGTCTCCGCAGAAAAACTCAGTTCCGTTCGGAAGCATCCAGGCGTATCCGTCTGCGACCTCGACGCGAGAAAAGATGTCCGAGGGATACTTGTTGAGCTGGTCTTGTACCGTCTCGCCGACATCGGGGGCAACTGCTCCAATGTAGACGAGGCCGGCCACGCGATCATCGACTCCCGAGGCAGTGATCGTGGCGCCGCCATAGGAATGCCCGACAAGGAGCACGGGACTGCTGACCCGGTTGAGCGTGCGCTTCACCATAGCCACATCCTCTTCAAACGATTCCAGGCTGTATTGAACC is a window of Edaphobacter sp. 12200R-103 DNA encoding:
- a CDS encoding alpha/beta hydrolase, with the translated sequence MSSRKPTIVFCHGIWADGSCFSKVIPTLQADGYEVIAVQYSLESFEEDVAMVKRTLNRVSSPVLLVGHSYGGATITASGVDDRVAGLVYIGAVAPDVGETVQDQLNKYPSDIFSRVEVADGYAWMLPNGTEFFCGDLSEQEQKLVWATHFPPHADLFTQQNLQSTPWKSKPSWYILCLQDHTVHPDLQRWVSKRMGATVIEVESSHVPMLSRPQAVIDVIRQAAKAIQGNKTA